In the Longimicrobium terrae genome, GGCCATGGTGGACCGGTGATCGGGACTGTGCGCGCGCGGGCATTGCGCGTGCGGTGGTCGCGGCCGGCAATCGAAGCTTTGTTCAATCACCCGCGCGCCTGATCTGATCACATGCCAGCCAACATCGGCTACGCCACCAAGGGACCCAGGAAGCCCCTTCGCCCGTATGCGTTCGACCGCAACCCCGTGGGGCCGCAGGACGTACGCATCCAGATCAGGTTCTGCGGGGTGTGCCGTTCCGACATCCACCAGGCGCGCGACGAGTGGGGCGGACCGCTGGCCACCCACTACCCCTGGATGCCCGGCCACGAGATCGTGGGCATCGTGGCGGAAGTGGGCGGCGAGGTGCGCGCGCACGCCGTGGGTGACCGCGTGGGCGTGGGCTGCATGATCTACTGGGGCGCCGAGGACCAGCGTGGCAAGCCGGACGAGCAGTACCAGAACCCGCCCGCCGTCTTTACCTACAACGCGGTGGACGAAAAGACGGGCGAGATCACCTTCGGCGGCTACTCCGACGAGATCGTGGTGAACGAGCACTTCGTGCTGCGCATTCCCGACGCGATCCCGCTGGAAAAGGCGGCGCCCATCCTGTGCGCGGGCGTGACCACCTGGTCTCCGCTGCGGCACTGGGAGATCGGCGCCGGACATGTCGTGGGCGTGGCGGGAATCGGTGGCCTGGGGCACATGGCCGTGCAGCTTGCCAAGGCGCGCGGGGCGCAGAAGGTGGTGGCGCTCACCACGACGGCGGACAAGCGGGACGAGGCGCTGCGGCTGGGCGCGGACGAGGTGGTGGTGATGAGCGAGAAGGAGCAGGTGGAGGCGCACGCCGCGTCGTTCGACTTCATCCTTTCCACCATCCCCGAAGCGTTCGACATGAAGCCGTATCTGTCGATGGTGAAGCACGATGGCACGCTGGTCACGGTCGGAACGCTGGTCCCTACGCCAAAGGAAGCCATCGACCTGGCCGCGGTCAGCATGACGCGCGTCCGCATCGCGGGATCGATGATCGGCAGCATCGCCGAAACGCAGGAGGTGCTGGACTTCTGCGCCGAGCACGGCATCGCGTCCGACGTGCAGGTGATCCCCATCGACCAGATCAACGAGGCGTTCGAGCAGGTGGTGGCGAAGGAAGCCCGCTTCCGGTACGTCATCGACAACTCCACTCTTCCCAGCAAGGACCAGTGATGGCGGATTCCGATTCGCGGCCGCGTGTCATCTGCCACATGATGACGTCGGTGGACGGGCGCATCGTGGTGGATGGATGGCCGATTTCGCCGGAGGAGCGGCGGCATTACGAGCAGGTGCACGCCAGCTACGACGCGGACGGGTGGATCTGCGGCCGCGTGACGATGGAGCCGTTCGCCGGCGGCCTGCGGTCCGATGCCGAGGTCGCGCGCGAGCACCCGGGTGGCGGCGCGAGGGACGATTTCCGCGCGCCGGGCGAGTTCGATTCGTTCGTGTTCGCCGTCGACGCGAGCGGGCGGCTGGCGTGGGAGTCCGGCGACATCGAGGGCGATCACGTGGTCGCCATCCTGACAGAGCGCGTGTCGGACGAGTACCTGGCGTTTCTGCGGGAGCGCGGTGTGTCGTACCTGCTCGCCGGCGCGGCGGAGGTGGATCTGCCACTCGCGCTGCGGAAGATCGCGTCCGGCTTCGGGGTGCAGACGCTGATGCTGGAGGGCGGCGGGCGGATCAACGGCGGGATGCTGCGCGCGGGGCTGATCGATGAGGTGAGCCTGCTGCTGGCGCCGGTGGTGGACGGGCGCATGGGCACGCCCGCCCTCTTTGACGACGATGAGGATTGCACGCCGTACCGCCTGTCGCTGGAGGGCGTCGAGCAGCGCGAAGGCGGCTTCCTCTGGCTCCGCTACCGCGTCTCGTAGCGCGCGGCCACGCGACGAAAACGGCCGGAGAGCACCCGCTCTCCGGCCGTTCTGTCTTGTTCCTGAATCATCGTTTAGAAACGCTCTCTCGTCACACTTCCCGCCACATCCCCAGGTCACGCCCCTCCACCTGGCATCCTGAGCGAAGCGCCTCCCCAGACTTTCCGCCACCCCGAGCCATGGCGCGAAGTAGAAGGATCTTGCCACGGCGGATGCGGATCGCGCGGCAGGTGGGGAATCGGTTCAGACTCGCACCAACGTGCTCGTGGCCGGCGATGTGGCAAGATCCTTCGACTCGCTGCAAATGACCGTGCAGCCGAAAGTTCGGCATGGCCGCTCGCTCAGGATGACATACCCTGGGGCGTTAGCCACTGGCGGCGCGCCAGGTAATCCCGAGAAACCACAGCGCCACTTGGCGCATCAGCGCCTGATTCCGCGCCCGCCGCCCCCGGCGTCTGTTGAGGCACCGGGCTGCGCTGCCCAAGCGCCTGAATCCGCGAATTCCGCGGGCCTCTTCCGCCCGTCCGCGAACGCACAATCGAGGCGCTTGACAGGACAGGTGGTGCTCGTCTATACTCAGACCACAAGATATAGTGGTCTGGTCGCACTCCTCGCGGAGTGCGTGAAAAGGGAACCCGGTGCGAATCCGGGGCGGCCCCGCCGCTGTGAGGGAGGACGACGGAGAGCATATACGCCACTGCGGGCAACCGCGGGAAGGCGCTCTCCCGAGGATGAATCCCGAGCCAGAAGACCTGCCAGAGCACGGAGCCCGTAGTGTCCCTCGTGGGAAGGGGAACGGGAAAGAAGCGTCCCGGCAGGAAGGGGTGACGCGGCCGCCGCATCCATACGGGTGCGGAGCGCCGCCGTCCTCTCCGTCACGCCGGGCCGCATCGGGCTCCGGGCGCACTGCGCCTGGGGCCTTTGTGTTTTCCGCCATCCGCGCACCCGCCGCGAGGGCGGGGGCACGCCCGCGCACCGTTCCCACAGGGG is a window encoding:
- a CDS encoding NAD(P)-dependent alcohol dehydrogenase; this translates as MPANIGYATKGPRKPLRPYAFDRNPVGPQDVRIQIRFCGVCRSDIHQARDEWGGPLATHYPWMPGHEIVGIVAEVGGEVRAHAVGDRVGVGCMIYWGAEDQRGKPDEQYQNPPAVFTYNAVDEKTGEITFGGYSDEIVVNEHFVLRIPDAIPLEKAAPILCAGVTTWSPLRHWEIGAGHVVGVAGIGGLGHMAVQLAKARGAQKVVALTTTADKRDEALRLGADEVVVMSEKEQVEAHAASFDFILSTIPEAFDMKPYLSMVKHDGTLVTVGTLVPTPKEAIDLAAVSMTRVRIAGSMIGSIAETQEVLDFCAEHGIASDVQVIPIDQINEAFEQVVAKEARFRYVIDNSTLPSKDQ
- a CDS encoding dihydrofolate reductase family protein; translation: MADSDSRPRVICHMMTSVDGRIVVDGWPISPEERRHYEQVHASYDADGWICGRVTMEPFAGGLRSDAEVAREHPGGGARDDFRAPGEFDSFVFAVDASGRLAWESGDIEGDHVVAILTERVSDEYLAFLRERGVSYLLAGAAEVDLPLALRKIASGFGVQTLMLEGGGRINGGMLRAGLIDEVSLLLAPVVDGRMGTPALFDDDEDCTPYRLSLEGVEQREGGFLWLRYRVS